The nucleotide window TGCCGGAAGTGTTCGTATGCCGCCAACCTGGAGAAGGCAGTGTGCGCCACTCCTAGAGCACAGAGCCATGCGGAACAGCCTATAACCAAGGTCGAGACCCCGGGGAAGCGCAAGGTCGATGCAGTGTGCGACTTTTTGAAGATTGCTCCTCATGATCTGGTCAAGACCTTGATTTACATGGCTGATGGTCAGCCGGTTGCGGTTTTGTTGCGAGGGGATCATGAGGTGCAGCCGGTTAAGCTCAAGAACGCACTGGGTGCAGATGAGGTCGAGTTGGCCTCTGATCAACAGTGTTTTGATGCTACCGGTGTTCCGACCGGTTATCTGGGTCCGATTGGGCTCACAATTAAAGTGGTGGCTGATCGGCAGATTGCTGGCATGAAGAATTTTGCCATTGGCGCCAACGAGAAGAATTTTCATTATCTCAATGCTAACCTGGCTCGTGATTTTACTGTGGAGACGATGGCTGATCTGCGGATGGTCACTGAGTCTGATCGCTGTCTATTCTGTGGCGGGGAGTTGGAGTTGACTCGAGGGATCGAGGTCGGCCATATTTTTAAGCTTGGGACTTCCTATAGCGAGGCATTGAACGCCAAGTTTCTGGACAGTGACGGCCAGGAGAAACCCTTTATTATGGGCTGCTATGGGATTGGCGTCAGTCGGATAATGGCGGCGGCCATTGAGCAGAATCATGATAAGGACGGCATCATCTTCCCGCTGCCGATTTCTCCGTTTCAAATCATTATCCTGAACTTAGGCTTTACCGATGGTGAGATTACTCGTGCTGCGGAGTCTTTGTATCAGTCGTTGCAGAGTCGGGGAGTCGATGTCCTGCTTGACGACCGTGACGAGCGGCCAGGGAGTAAATTCAAGGACGCCGATCTGATCGGCATCCCCATTCGGGTGACAGTCGGTAAACGTTTTGTCTCTGACGGCGTGGTGGAGGTTCGTCATCGTCGGGATGGGGCTGTAACCGAGGCGCCGTTTGCTGAGGCTGCAGAGGCCTTGGTGCGGATGGTTTCTTTGTAGCCGAGGTGGGAGGTTTTTGACGATTTTTTAGTGCATGGATCAGAGGAAATGCTTTTCTTGGAAGAGCATGAACTCGATACTCCGAAAATTCACCGGTTAGTTACCTTGTTTGGAAAAGTCGAAGTATTATTGGGGCGAAGTGTAGATTTGAGTATGCTTCAAACCCTTGATGCACTTTATATCGAGGCAAGATATCCCGGAGAGTTGGGATTGCTTCCTCATGGTCGACCAAGCGCTGCTGATGCGGAAAGGTTTTCTATTTTTGCTAATGCAGTTTTTCAGACCGCTGCCGTACGGCTTAATCAATTGTAATATATTTACTCTACTATCCCATGCCTACCATCGATGACGTCATAGCCCTCACTCGCCAGTACCTGCCGGAGGAGCAGAGCCATTTGCTTCGCAAGGCGTATGATTATGCCGTTGAGGTCTATGGTAAGCACTCCAATAGGCGGTCGGGTGACCCTTACATCTCTCATCCCTTGTCAGTGGCCCAGGTTCTGGCCAGTATGCAGCTTGATATTCATACGGTAATTGCAGGTCTTTTACATAAGGTGTTGCGGGGGCGACCCCAATCGGCGGAACAGGAAGTTGTCGACTTGTTCGGCGAGGATGTGGCCCGGATTGTCAGCGGGGCGACCAAGATTGACGATATTCAGTTTATGAGTCGCTTGGACTATAAGGCTGAAAACGTTAAGAAGATGCTTCTGGCTATGTCTGCCGATATCCGGGTGCTTCTCGTTAAGCTTGCGGACCACCTTCACGATATGCAGACGGTCTCTTTTGTCGATCCCGCCCGCCAGCGGGAGTTGGCCCAGGATACCCGTGATCTTTATGCACCCCTTGCCAGTCGTCTCGGCATCGACTGGATCAAGCGGGAACTTGAGGATCTCTCCTTTCAATATCTTAATCCCGTTGAATATACGGCGTTATCATCTCAGATCGAGACCTCTCTGCAAGAGCGGCAGGAATTTGTTGATAAGATTAAGCACACCCTTGACGAGAACTTGAGCGCTCATGGATTGCGGGATTTTACCATTCTCGGTCGGCCAAAGCACCTCTACAGTATCTACCGTAAGCTGATTGCCCAGAATATCTCCATCGATAAGGTCTATGATAAAGTAGCCTTTCGCATTGTTGTCAAGGAGGTCAGCGAGTGTTACGAGGTCTTGGGGATCATTCATGCGCTGTGGAAGCCGATCCCCAGTCGGTTCAAAGATTTCATCGGCACGCCCAAGGCAAATCTTTATCAGTCCCTTCACACCTCTGTTGTAGGTCCCCATGGCGATTTTATGGAGATTCAGATCCGGACCAGGGATATGGACGAAGTGGCCAACGATGGCATTGCAGCTCATTGGGCATATAAGGAAGGTTCAGCTATTTCGCAGAAGGACGCCCGGTTGTTTCATTGGTTGAAGCAACTGGTGCAGAGTCTGCAAGAGGTTCATGATTCGCGGGAGTTTCTGGATGCCGTGAAGACAGAGCTTGATCATGCCGAAGTCTATGCCTTGACTCCCAACGGCGATGTGAAGGAGTTGCCGACAGGAAGCACGCCGCTTGATTTTGCGTACAGTATTCATACTCAGATCGGTCATCATTGTACGGGCGCCAAGATTAATGGCCGGATTGTGCCTCTGAAATACGAAATTCAGAATGGAGATGTGGTTGAGGTTATTACCTCGCCCTCCCAGCATCCGAATCAGGGCTGGTTGTCTTTGGTCAAGACCAGCCGAGCCAGGGGGCGGATTCGTCATTGGTTGAACCTGGAGGATCAGGAGCGATTTCTGGAGACAGGTCGTGATATCTGCGAGCGTGAGCTGAAAAAATATGACTTAAGTCTCAAGCGACTTGTTAAGTCCGGGGAGTTGCGGGCAATTTTAAAAAAGTTTAGTTGCAACACCCTTGATGACCTATTGCGCAAGACCGGAAGTGGCAAGGTCACCGTTCAGTCCCTGACCGATGCCTTTGTGGCTTTGGTGGTTAAGGAAGAGCCTGCGGTGCAGAAGAGGGA belongs to Desulfobulbaceae bacterium and includes:
- a CDS encoding proline--tRNA ligase → MRFTTLLIPTLKENPAEADVISHKLLMRAGFIRKLTSGIYSYLPLGLMTLRKIEQIIREEMNAAGAQEVLLPMVQPADLWEESGRLKKYGPELLRFKDRHDRESCLGPTHEEVITDLVRNNIHSYRGLPVNLYQIQTKFRDEIRPRFGLMRGREFIMKDAYSFDATEVGVDVSYQKMNDAYHRIFSRCGLRFRAVEADTGTIGGSFSHEFMVLAETGEDTIVVCRKCSYAANLEKAVCATPRAQSHAEQPITKVETPGKRKVDAVCDFLKIAPHDLVKTLIYMADGQPVAVLLRGDHEVQPVKLKNALGADEVELASDQQCFDATGVPTGYLGPIGLTIKVVADRQIAGMKNFAIGANEKNFHYLNANLARDFTVETMADLRMVTESDRCLFCGGELELTRGIEVGHIFKLGTSYSEALNAKFLDSDGQEKPFIMGCYGIGVSRIMAAAIEQNHDKDGIIFPLPISPFQIIILNLGFTDGEITRAAESLYQSLQSRGVDVLLDDRDERPGSKFKDADLIGIPIRVTVGKRFVSDGVVEVRHRRDGAVTEAPFAEAAEALVRMVSL
- a CDS encoding bifunctional (p)ppGpp synthetase/guanosine-3',5'-bis(diphosphate) 3'-pyrophosphohydrolase, which encodes MPTIDDVIALTRQYLPEEQSHLLRKAYDYAVEVYGKHSNRRSGDPYISHPLSVAQVLASMQLDIHTVIAGLLHKVLRGRPQSAEQEVVDLFGEDVARIVSGATKIDDIQFMSRLDYKAENVKKMLLAMSADIRVLLVKLADHLHDMQTVSFVDPARQRELAQDTRDLYAPLASRLGIDWIKRELEDLSFQYLNPVEYTALSSQIETSLQERQEFVDKIKHTLDENLSAHGLRDFTILGRPKHLYSIYRKLIAQNISIDKVYDKVAFRIVVKEVSECYEVLGIIHALWKPIPSRFKDFIGTPKANLYQSLHTSVVGPHGDFMEIQIRTRDMDEVANDGIAAHWAYKEGSAISQKDARLFHWLKQLVQSLQEVHDSREFLDAVKTELDHAEVYALTPNGDVKELPTGSTPLDFAYSIHTQIGHHCTGAKINGRIVPLKYEIQNGDVVEVITSPSQHPNQGWLSLVKTSRARGRIRHWLNLEDQERFLETGRDICERELKKYDLSLKRLVKSGELRAILKKFSCNTLDDLLRKTGSGKVTVQSLTDAFVALVVKEEPAVQKRDFAEIERLPLPVKGKARRPSQSVVRIDGIDNVLVKMSNCCLPMPGDNIGGFITSGRGVSVHKAECRNFLNSDPDRRVSVRWEREDSGSHKAKIQVVAQNSKGLLVAICNQVSAENADILDVEAHSSKKSIQATVDLVLEVTDKEHLSVILQRLMQVKGVLEARRV
- a CDS encoding HEPN domain-containing protein encodes the protein MLFLEEHELDTPKIHRLVTLFGKVEVLLGRSVDLSMLQTLDALYIEARYPGELGLLPHGRPSAADAERFSIFANAVFQTAAVRLNQL